In Candidatus Paceibacterota bacterium, a genomic segment contains:
- the rplD gene encoding 50S ribosomal protein L4: MEARLYNQEGEEKGSIKLSESIFGLKWNADLVHQVMLSMQSNARIPSAHVKDRSEVRGGGAKPWRQKGTGRARHGSTRSPIWVGGGVTHGPTKERNFEKKINKKMKKKALFVALSQKLRDNEILFLDDLKIEKPKTKEVSIVLSNLAKINNFEKLGQKRKNRAIVLVEKKQDDLKRAFSNIPGILFDEARNLNLLDALNHKYVVFTKDALKIQGQ, encoded by the coding sequence ATGGAAGCTAGATTATACAATCAAGAGGGCGAAGAGAAAGGAAGCATTAAGCTTTCGGAAAGCATTTTCGGCTTGAAGTGGAACGCTGATTTGGTTCATCAAGTCATGCTTTCAATGCAGTCGAACGCGCGCATTCCTTCGGCTCACGTCAAAGACAGAAGCGAAGTCCGCGGCGGAGGCGCCAAGCCTTGGCGCCAAAAAGGCACAGGCAGAGCAAGACACGGTTCTACCCGTTCGCCTATTTGGGTTGGAGGCGGCGTTACCCATGGTCCGACGAAAGAAAGGAATTTTGAGAAAAAGATAAATAAAAAAATGAAAAAGAAAGCTCTTTTTGTGGCGCTTTCGCAGAAGCTTCGGGACAACGAAATCTTGTTCTTGGACGATTTAAAAATTGAAAAACCAAAAACCAAGGAAGTTTCAATTGTGCTGTCAAATTTGGCAAAAATCAATAATTTTGAAAAACTTGGGCAGAAAAGAAAAAACAGGGCAATAGTTTTGGTTGAAAAAAAGCAGGATGACTTGAAACGGGCGTTTTCCAATATCCCGGGTATCCTTTTTGACGAAGCGAGAAATTTGAATCTGCTTGACGCGCTGAATCATAAATATGTTGTTTTCACGAAAGACGCGTTAAAAATTCAGGGGCAATAA